In Thermobaculum terrenum ATCC BAA-798, the DNA window ATCATTTGGAGGTCAGGTGCTAGTTCATCAAGCACATCGTTCATATCCTGCCATTCCATCTGCATCCTGAGCGCACCTGACTCGAGTCTGGATAAATCCAGAAGGTCTGTAACTAATCTTCTTAACCTCTCAGCATTTTGTTCTATCTCATTGATCCAGTCTTGCTGCATCTCCTTAGGTATCTCAACCTCATCTGCGCATTTCAAAGAAGATGCGAAGCCTTGAATAGCAGCTATGGGAGTTCTTAATTCATGACTTACAGTTCCGAGGAGTTGGGATCTAAGCTTATCAGCCTCTTTTGCAGCCTCAATAGTCTTCGCCTCTTCAAATAAGAATGCCGTATGGATGCTGACTGCTGCTTGAACAGCCAATGTAGAGGCAAATCGCAGTTCATGCTGTGAGACCCTATGAGGTTCTTCTCTCCCTAACACAAAAACTCCCACTCTCTTTGCACCGGGAGCAAACATCGGCATTATAACTGCCGATCTAATGATGCCATTGTTCAGTACAGAATTTTGGAAACGCTTGTCTGATAATAAATCCTGAGTGTTTCTTGGAGAGTTAGTGTAGATTACCGTATACAGGATATCTGAAGGTGCTACCCAGGGGGTTTCATGCTTTACATCGCTATCGAGATCGCTACAAGAAAGGGAGTAACAATCAGTAAAACGGTCATCCTTTTCTTCGTAAAGATATACTGCAGCCCAACAGCAATTGGTAGCACTTAAGGCTCCGCTAAGTATATTCCCTATGACGGTAGGTATATCTCCTGTATGTATAGGCGCAGCTGCCGCCCTATGTAGAGCTCCGAGCTCATCTCTCCGCCGTGCTTTATCCTGACGAGTATCGTCAGAGTAGTAGACGTACGCCATAACCAAATACAAGGCCCATAGAAGTCCAATCTGAGCCAACCAATGGAAGGGCCCATTGAGACCATGGAAGAGGACAGCCGAAGAATAGAGAGCAGTAGTCACCAGGCAGTAGGCAGCACCAGCATCTGCACCATATCTCAGAACAGCAATAGAGAGAGGTATGCCATAAAGCAGAAATAGAGGACTATTCTGGCCGCCTGTGAAGTAGACAAGCAGGGTAATCAGTAATAAATCCAGAAAAGCATAAGTCCTGTACGTGAATATGCTTCTAAATCTTCTATGAAGGTCCAGGAAGCTGTTGGCAACAGCATAGACTGCTGCTATCCCGATAATTAGCCATACCATAGGGCTGCCAACCCTAATCATACCCACCAACAACGCCATACCAGTAACTAAAACTATTGCCAAACGAAGCCATGCGAAGTCTGAGTCAGCTATAGCAAGGTGACGTTGTTCTCTTACTGCCATTCCCCTCTCCGTTCCCGTGGCCGTATGCTTGTGCCAGCTAAGCATCCTGGCAGTCCCTTACAGACAAATACTCTATCACATACTGAGGATTTGGTCAGCCCATTTTGCCTGTGAACCTTGTTTATACCTAGAAAGGGTTTAGGGGCAATACTATCACGTTATGTGTAAAAATTTTCTTATAAGTTGACTTTCTATGTTCGTGATTCTAGAATACGCCGCGGTTTGACTAATAGGAGGCTTCTAGGTTGAGTAAAAACACCAGGCAAACACCTCTATACCATGAGCATCTCAAGCTGGGCGCGAAGATGACCGACTTCGCTGGATGGGAAATGCCATTACAGTATGAAGGAGTAATAACTGAGCACCAAGCAGTAAGAACAAATGCAGGGATTTTTGACCTAAGCCACATGGGTGAGTTCGAGATAACAGGGGAAAATGCTGTACATTTCTTGAATTATTGCCTAACCAATAACGCTGCCAAGCTAAAGATTGGACAAGCTCAGTACACACTTATTCCTTACACTGACGGCTCAGTAGCAGATGATGCCATACTATATAGGCTGGACGAAGACAAATACTTATTGGTTGTCAATGCTGCCAATACACAGAAGGATTTAGAGTGGTTATCTCATCAAAAGCTGGGCTTCGAGAAGGTGAACCTCGAAGATATATCGGATAGGACCGCTCTTATAGCGATACAGGGGCCTAAATCCGAGGGGATTCTACAAAAATTGACGTCAGTCGATCTTCGAAATCTGAAGTACTACCACATCACCAAGGGAGAAGTAACAGGCATCGATGCACTTATAGCCCGCACAGGATATACAGGCGAAGATGGATTCGAGATCTTCCTGCCTTGGGATAAAGCTACAGTTGTATGGAGATCCCTGCTTGATGCAGGGAAAGACTCAGGATTAAAACCTGCAGGATTGGGCTCGAGAGATACATTACGCATCGAGGCTGGTATGCCGCTCTACGGACATGAATTAAGCGAACAGGTCAATCCGTATGAGGCAGGTCTCGACTGGGCAGTGAAACTGGACAAAGGAGACTTTGTAGGCAGAGAAGCGCTTGAGAGAGAGAAACAGCTGGGTCCAGCTAGGAAGTTGGTAGGATTTACTCTACTTGAAATGGGAGTACCTAGAGCAGAACAGCCTATACAAAAACAGGGTAGACAGATAGGTTTTGTCACAAGTGGTACATTTTCGCCCACTCTCAAGAAACCGATAGGTATGGGGTATGTACCAAGCCTATTTGCAAGAACAGGTACTCTAATCGACATAGTAATTAGGAACAAGCCAGTAAAAGCTGAGATAGTACAACTACCGTTCTACAGTAGAAAAAGAGGAGGGGAAAGTTGATTCCGGAAGATCTGAAGTATACTAGAGAACACGAATGGCTTAGAATGGAAGATGATTTGGCTGTGGTGGGGATAACAGACTATGCCCAAAGGGAGTTAGGAGATGTTGTCTTTGTTGACCTCCCAGCAGTGGGTAGCACTGTTCAACAAGGGGAAATTTTTGGGAGCATAGACTCTGTGAAGACAGCAAGCGACCTATATAGTCCTATATCGGGAGAGGTCGTGGAAATTAACTCCGCTCTAGCTGATGATCCCGCTCTGGTAAACACTGATCCCTATGGCAAAGGATGGATGATCAAAGTAAGACCCAGGGATGAGAGTGAGTTGGACAATCTTCTAACCCCACAAGAATACAGAGAGTACGTACGGGAAGAATAAGCCCCGAAGTCATAAAAGACCACAAATAGGACTAATACGCATACTCGATATTGCTTTGGCACCCAATAGTTCCCAATAAGCTGGGAAAAGAAGGTTCATAAAATAAGGGCTGAGGAGGCACTATACCTCAGCCCTTGGCTCGGGGGCAGGGACTCGAACCCCGACTCACAGATCCAAAGTCTGTTGTCCTACCATTAGACGACCCCCGAACGGCCCAGATCATATTATACGAAATTAACCCCTATTTGATCGAGCCACTTGCCACTAACATCTCGGGAAGAGACATCTTGTGCATCTTCGAGAAAACCTTCATCTTATGCAGATGCCATATAACTGAATCGTACCTTCTAGCTTGAGCTGCTTTGTGTAGCTGCCACCAATCGTTACTGAGTTGCTCTAAGGCTGCTACCCTTTCAAACCTAGTTCTACTCTTAATTATTTTGATTGCCATAGCCTTCATCCTCCGTAGCTAGTAAATCATGTCAGATACTTTGGTACGTCTTCTCTTACGTTGCTGAGATATAGCTTTACGCCTGCACTCATCCGAGCAGTACTTGCTCTTTCCGTATGCTTGATAAGGTGTACCGCATATCTCACACGCCTTCTGACCAGGTGCTAAGGTAATCTTGGGCTTCTTGGCTGGCTTCTTCCCAAATATGCAGGTCTCTGCCCAACACTCTGAACAAGGAAAGGATCTATATCGCCTGTTCTCATCCAGGCATGGGTACTTTCCCACCTTGATTCACACTCCTTCCAGAATTAAGCTCACCAGGTGTTAGGAGTATAGAAATGAACGAATTAAAGTGGCGGTAACAAATCGCAATCATTTGTAAAAGACTTGTAAACTTGCAGGAACAAGAATTGCTATCTACAGGTACTAGTACTTCAGTAAAATATGTTTTATACTCTTTCTAAGGGCGATTAGGTACAAGGTGGGCAAAAAATGAAGATAAGCACGCGCATAAGAAAAGTATTAGTAGTTCTGGCTTTAATAGCGGCCCTAGCGGCAGCCACAGGTTGGGAATGGGGGACTTACCGTCAAGGTAGCTCTGGATGGGAATGGGGCAAAGTTAATACCCATAACCATTCGGCAGCCGTCGTTATTAAGCACAACCAAGGCGCCTAGCAGGGCTAGAATTACTGGTTCACCCTTGGAAATATACGTATGAAAGACAGCTCTAGAGCTGTAAGGATATATGTATTTATTCTTGCAGCTTTAGTATGCTGTCTTTTTTTAATCTCCCTTACACATACAAATAGTATTAGCTATGAGAGATTTATACTAATACTAACCTTTATAGTCTTCATGATAGCTGCCTGCCTCTTCCCCCTCGAGTTCGCGGCTGGCACGAGAGCTACCCTTGATACCAGTGTCATCTTCGCCTCCGCTCTTATGTTTCAACCTTATGTAGCGATGATAATAGCAGGTGCTGGCTCTGTTATAGCTCAACTCATGACTAGGCGCCCCTTCATCCAGACCATCTTTAATGCATCGCAAAGAATGTTACAAGCTGGCTGCGGAGCTCTATTGCTGATGGTTCTAGGATGGGACTATCTAAGGCCAGATCTGGGGACTTTATACTCTTGGACACCTTTAGTACTGGCAGCAATAGCTATCTTCCTAATCAACACTCTAGCGGTATCAATGGTAGTTGCTCTCCAAACAGGCAAGAGCTTAGTCAGGATTTGGACTGAACGAGCCAGATTTGGAATCTTAGAATATATATCTCAGCTGGCAATAGGAGCACTGATAGTAGTAGTTGCTTACTCCAACAAGTGGGCATTGCCTCTGCTGTTGCTGCCCGCTATCGCTGTCTATCGTGCTCTCGCCCACCACGTAGAAGCAAGACAGATAACACAACGAGCGCTGGATCAGCAACGAACCATGACCGACGTCATGGTTACAAGCTTGGCAGAGGGCATATGTGCACTGGATAAAGAAGGATACATCACCTTTATGAATCCAGCAGCTTGCCAGATGCTCAGGTGTACCCTCGATAAAGTTCGCAACAAGAGCTTTGTAGAACTTGTATCAGTCGAAGGGCATGACAATTCTCTCCTGGTAAATGTCCCATTAGAGGGGAAGATCTATCGTAACGATGATTGTACCTTCCGTACTCTAGACGGTGGAACTATACAGGTTGCCTGCACATCCTCTCCCATCACGCTAGATGGTCGAATAATAGGAGTCATAGTAGCTTTTAGGGATATGACAGAGTTCCGTAGGCTAGAGCAGGCTAGAGAAGAATACTTATCCCTGATATCTCATGACCTTAGGACCCCACTGTCCGTGGTTATAGGTCACTCACAAATACTCAAGACCTTACTCAGGGAAAAGGGACTTGAAAGAGAAGAGCGTAATGTAGATGCCATTATAGGTGGGGGAAGACAACTTACCCGCATGGTAGAGAATCTACTAGATAGAGCAAGTCTGGAGGCAGGCGCTGTCAAGCTGAAGCTTCAAAGAGTGGACTTAGAAAGCTGGCTTCCAGATGCGATAGAAAGGGTAACTGTGCCTGCAAACCGCTCCCGCGTACACCTGGTAATAGAGCGTGGATGTACGTTAGACGTAGATGTAGATCGAATCGAGAGAGTACTGGGCAATCTTGTGACAAACGCCCTGAAATATTCTGCACCTGAGACAGATGTAATAGTCAGAGCAAAAGTATCATCTAATAATCTAATAATATCTGTGAAGGACCAAGGGCCAGGTATCAAACCAGAAGATGTGCCCAAACTCTTTCAGAAATACTACAGAACAAACAGGGGAAGGAATGAAGGCTTAGGTCTCGGATTGTACATCAGCAGGTTGATAGTAGAAGCACATGGTGGCCATATATGGGTAGAAAGCGAACCCTCTAAGGGCAGTACTTTTAGCTTCTCTTTACCCATCCACAATCTAGACAGAGAGACAATCCAAGCAGACAATAACAAGTAGCTGCTTACTTCGCGCTTATGCTTCGCCAAATAAAACAGAACAAGAGCTACCCCAAGAATGGTAGCATTCTTGGGGTAGCTATATATCGAGCTAGAACTCCAGCCTAAGAGATATAACCTCGAAGGGCCTGACACTCAGGACTATCTTCCCATCCTCAAGCTTGGGTTGAGCAGATTCTGTATCTGGCTCTTCCAGAAGGTTGACCCTTTGAACCGAGATTGGTGACAATCCGCAACTTAGTATTGCAGTTCCCCTTGCACCTCTATGTTCATACAACCGGACTATTAAACCACTTCCGTCTTCTGATACCTTTACAGCACCAACTGCTAGAGGCAAACCCTCACTAGTTATTAGTGAGAAACGACTAGTGTTGGACCCCTGCCCAGACGTGGTAACAGATACCAATGGACTGTTAAGCCAAAAGGCCTCTTCAACCACGTTAGCCTCTGTCCAATCCCCAATATGTGGGTAGAGGCTGTAGATAAATTTATGCTCACCCTCGTCAGCAATTACATCCGGGTATACAGCACTCTTCAGAAGCGTCACAGAAACTTCACTATCCAAAACACCGTAGCCATACTTAGCGTTGTTGAGTATGGCAACTCCATAATCAGTCTCAGATAGATCCACAAAACGATGAGCTACAACCTCGAACTTCGCTGCATCCCAAGAAGTATTTCTGTGTGTGGGACGCTGATGCACACCATACATAGTCTCATAGGTTGCAGTTCTTGTATGCACCATTAGTGGGAAATGAGCCTTAAGAATGACATTACGTTCGTGCCAGTCGATGTGAGTCTCTATATCCAGCCTGCGGGAGGATGAGAGCAATCTATAAATTTGAGTTACCTTAGAGCTTCGCCAGCTTCTATCCACTTTTACTGCTACCCTCAGTGGGCCTGCCTCTAATACTTCTATACTATCGACTTGATCTATGGGTGCACCCTCTGCAGTGTAGTTAGCTTCAAGCTCCCAGGCGTCCCACATACGAGGCTTGTCAACATATGCCCAAATTTGGTTACCCTTGCCTTGTAGAACCTCTCTGTCTACTTCTTTATCGTAAACTCTGGATAAAGTACCATCAGCGTCTATCTCTACGAATAAATATTCGTTCTCAATAGTTATTTTCTCACCAGCCTGTTTTACGGATACTTGATCCTCCACCTCTAGTTCGCCAGATAGCTCGCTGGACGTTTGGAACACCTGCCATCCACATGCAGGGATTCTACTCTTCAGTGCATGTATTAGGACACCTTCATCTACCTGCTGATATGGTAGAGTATTGCCATTCTGATCAACCAGAGTAGCTCCAGATGGTAAGTCTCTTACTATCAGCGTCAGAGGTCTTTCCTTGAGAGAGGCATTAGCTATGAGAACGCTATGTGCTTCGTTACCCTTAGAGTCTACATTAGCAATAAAAGCCAGGGCCTCATCCCTTATCGCTTCAGCAGTGGATATTACATTCTCCAACATTCTGTGTGAGTCTTGATAGACCTCATGAATGCTAGATCCTGGCAGTATGTCGTGAAACTGACAGAGCAATAAGTCCTTCCAAGCAGCATCAAACTGTTCCTTCGGATAAGTGTATCCGTAACGGCTAGCGATGGCAGCAAACATCTCGGCTTCGAGAAGTCTATGTTCAGAGGCTCTGTTCAGTTCTTTCTGCTTAGCCTGAGACGTATACACTCCTCTATGGAATTCCAGGTAGAGCTCACCAGACCACTTTGGAAGAGCATCTGGCAATGATGCAAAGTAATCCTCCACGTGCGCCATCCTCAACCTTGGCATAGCCGGGAAATCTTTGAGACGCTGGTAGTTATCGAGCATGCGCGCCGAAGGTCCTCCACCACCGTCTCCCCAACCAAATGCCAGCAACGTCTCAGGATGTAAAGTCTTGGCTTTGTAATTGCGCCAAGTGCCAAGTATATCTAGAGGTGCTATATGTCCGTTATAGCCTTGTCCTGGATTGTAAAATATATGAGCCTTTACCTTCGAACCATCGATCCCCTCCCACCAGAACAGGTGATAGGGGAATTGATTAGTATCATTCCATGTAAGCTTGATAGTAAAGAAGTTCTTGATTCCAGCACCACGTAGTAGCTGTGGTATCCCCCCTGAGAACCCAAATACGTCTGGAAGCCAAGCTACTTCGTTCCTTACTCCAAACTTCTCCTGGAAGTAGCGTTGACCATAAAACAGCTGCCGGACGAAGGATTCACCACCAGTAATTTGGCAATCGGACTCACACCATGAGCCGCCAACTGGCTCCCATCTCCCTTCCTTGACGAGCTTCTGAATCTCCCCAAATAGCTCAGGGTCCTCGTGTTCCATCCACTCATAAGCCTGAGCAGATGATTGGTTAAAAGTGAAATCTTCGTATGTCTTCATCAGGTTGACTACAGACCACCAGGTACGCCTAACCTTTCTATGAGTCTCTGCCAAAGGCCACAACCATGCCAAGTCAATATGCGCATGTCCAGTGAGGGCAATAGCACCATGCGGTGGAAATTTTTCTTTTATCTCTTCTAAGCGAGACCTAAGCGTCTTCCGAGCTTCATTGATAGCTTCAACAGCCTCTGAAGGTAGAGGTGGTGCGGGCTTATCAGACCAAGGGAAGTTCCATATAACTCTATCGAAGGGATTTATATCTATAGCCTCTCGTAGATAGGTAAGAGGCACCATAGTAACACCATTGCCTATGGGATTCTCGTAACCCTCTTGCAAACGCCTCACAGTAACCTCGGTGTTAGAGGGCCAGGCACGCGAGATAATAGCTAATGCCTCCTCAGCGGCACCTATTAAGTAGGGAACTACCTCATGATTTCCAAGCTGCTGCGAAGCCTCAAGAATCATCGTGAGGTCTCTATCCAGGTCAATTACTTCTTGCTGAGGAACTATCAGCTGTGCCCACTCAATCCTAGGTTCCCTAACATGCTGGCCGAACATGCCCTTGGGAACAACCTCAGCATTTATATTTATAGACTCGCCCCCTTCGGCTACATCTGCTATCTTGTAGGTCCTATGGAAGGGATCCAGTCCACCCTTTACCCCATTGGAAAGGCTTACGAATCCTTCCCCTCCAAGCCAGAGTTCTAGGTTCACCGCCTTGCCTTTCCATTCAGCAGGGACTACTGCAGTAGCTTTCATCCTTACCGGAGTCTCAACTACAGGCCAAAAATCCCCCAATTTCAGACTGTATTCCTGCTTGCTCGATATAAATGTCCAATCTCTTACTGGACACTCCATAGCATGACGCCATAATCGTATTTCTTCCAGCCTCCGAGCTATGCGAGCAAGCTGTGTCTCATAAGGGCTATCCATTCAAATCCTCCTACACAAGCAAAATATCGTTATTTATTGTAAGATTATGAACACTATGAACGTCACCGAAAATCGAATCTATAAAGCCCTTGAAGTATTAGCTAACTTCCTGTTTCTAAATGTGCTTTGGCTATTTGTTGCTGCCCCAATTTTCACTATCTTTCCTGCAACTACCGCTTTGTTTGGAGTGGTAAAGGACTGGATTACTGGCAAAGACAATGGTTTCTTCTTTCCTTTTCTGAGACACCTAAGAAAAGAGTTCTTACAGAGCTTGTTTATAGGTGCTTTTTGGATCCCACTAGGATTAATACTGCTCCTGGACATATACGCAATATATCATATGACAGGAATAATCAAACTACTCCTAATACCATTTACCAGCATAATTTGCTTGTTGTATCTAGCGGCATCTGTATACATTTTCCCGGTAGCAGTGACTTATAGACTCAAATCCTTGCACATCATACGCAACTCTTTGCTCTATGCTCTCAGCTATCCACATATGACTTTTGTCAACATTTTGATAGCAACATGCATTGTCTACCTAGCCTGGCTTCTACCTCTCAGCGTACTAATAACTCCAAGTGTAGGAGCTTACACTATGTATCTACTTTGCAATAATGTATTCCTGAAGGTTGAGAGAATCCGAGGTCTCAGTCGCTCAGAGGAAGAAATAAAATCATGAATTCCCCTCGGCGAACTCCAGCAAGTTAACCTCTTCAAACTGTTTGCTCTCAGGATCTATCTTAATGGTCTTGATCTCATAAGGTGCGAACTGTAATTCAATATCTAGATCTAACATGAAAAGTCTTACTCTGGCAGTAACCACTTCTCCATTAGTCTCATAGGCCCTCAAGATATATCCATATCCATCCTCGGCCCTCTTAAGCACGCTGACGATCACATTACTCGGCGAAACTTCCATAGCCGAATAGGTGGGTGGGAGGACTCCAGGGTGAAAGGACTCAAAAATGGCGATAGGAGGTTGATTGAGTAATGCAGCAGCGAGAGGAGTGCGGGCATCTCGCCAGCTACCGCTATGAGGTAGTAGTGTGTATCTAAATCTCTGCATCCCCTGATCTATGTAGGAGTAAGAAACGTCAGGATTTAGCTCAGCAGGTACATGGTGAGCATAAACAGGACTTCTCAGGACTGTGATTGCGAATGCATTATCGAACGCACTGTAGCTGTACTTACAGTCATTGATCAAGCTCAAACCATACTCTTGTCCAGACTCCAACACACCAGATATATCTACCCATGATTGTCCTGGTTCCTCCTCTCCATTAAGAGGACGGGTAATATGCCCATAAGGGATCTCATATGTCACATAATCAGCGTTCCAATTCACCGGGAAGGCAAGCTTGAGCAACTTATGCTTTTCTCGCCAATCTACCACAACATTCACATCGATCTGATCTCTCCAAGGATACAGAGTAAATTCTTGTACTAATAGGGAACTCCCATAATGACTTTCAGTCCTAATTACGGACTTAACACTTCCATGTTCAACCAGCTTGCTTCCGGCTAGTTCAAATCTTCCACATATGTCATCAAACTTGAAGACTCCATGGCTCCAAGTATCAGAGTTGTCGGCTATAACCAGTGGGAGTGCGGCTGTTGACCTGAAGACCTCAACATTATGTCTTTTATCGAACAGCCTAGCTATCCCACCACAAGAATCGTCGACTTGCATGACAAAGCTAGGTGTTTCAATCCGAAGGTCATCAGCGATACAGTTTACCGGATTAGTATCTTCCTCAAGTGATTTGGAAGACCTTGGCTTGAGTGTATAGGTCTGCCACCCAAAGGCCGGGACATCAGCAACAAAGCATATCTTACGATGCGACATTGTAGTAGCATCGGGTTTAATGTATTGAAAAGGATGGCTACCTCCAGAAGCATCCACCAATTCGTACTGCAAGTCCTTTCTAAGGCTTGACTCTACTTCAACAATCTCTGAAATCTTCCAAGGATGAGGATTGAAAACAAATACGGCCTTGGAATCTTCCAGGCTATGTGTATCACCCTCTATATTGACCTTCCATGATACGGACTGAAGCGCTGCATTAAGGTTTCTATCTGCGATGCTAATAGCCTCACCGTAAGTATAGAGGGCATCCTCATAAGCAAGCTCTATGCTTGTGCCTGCAAGAATATCGTGAAACTGATTGAACAACACGTTTTTCCAGGCCCGATCAAAGTCCTCCGGATAAGGATGTCGAAGCAACAGATTGGCGAGAGAAGATACCTTCTCGGCAACTATCAGCCTATTCTCCGCCAATCTGTTCAATTTCTTGATACTGGAGTGCACAGAGTAACAACCACTGGCATGATGCTGAAGCTCATCCTCGATAACAGGAGACTCCTGAGCTAAGTCCGAAACAGCATTAAAGAACATGTTGGGAGAGCTAAATACAAGCTCAGGTAAATCTTCTTCGGATCCCATAGAGATTATGCTCTCTATGTTCCTTCGAGTAGGCCCTCCACCATGGTTACCAACTCCATAAAAGCACATAGAGATATCAAGATCCTCGTCTGCTATGCAATTCAATAAATGCTCTCGCAAATCTCCCCTGTCGGTACAGTATGGGTAAGGTATCCTATAAGCCAACACTGAACTACCATCAGGAGATTTCCACCAAAACAGCCTCGAGGGCAATTCCTTTTCATGCGGCCCAGGGCGCATGAAAACGTAAAACTGCATTTCACTCTTACTCAAGATCTGCGGGAGCATAATGTTATGCCCGAAGCTATCTGGGTTGTAGCCTACGCTAGCAGTGATGCCAAACCTAGATAGGAAATATCTCTGGCCGTATAGCCCTTGCCTGACGAAGGATTCTCCAGATGGCAGGTTACAGTCGGGCTCTACCCACCAGCCGCCGCAAATGTGCCACCTCCCCTCCTTTACCCTCTTCTGTATCTCCTCAAACATATCTGGATCGTTGCCCTCGATCCACTCATAGAAAGCAGCAGAGCTAGCTGTGAATATGAAATCCGGATACTCTTTGAGCCTATCCAGAGCAGACCTGAAAGTGGCTTTGATCTCTTGAAACCCCTCGTTCCACCTCCAAAGCCAGACAGGATCTATATGAGCGTTGCCCACCATGTAAACTATGCGAGGTCTGTGCGAGGAAGGCAATAGCTATACTCCAAATCTATGTTATCCTAGGCGCTAGCTAACCTAGATCTCCTCTCGCGAGCAGCAGCCATTTCTACCAAGGCCAGTGAGATTATGCCCAACACCATATGCAGGATTACCAGGGATTCGCTATAAGCTATACCCAGCATAAATCCCAAACCTAAAAGCAGAGGTAGTAGAGGGAAAAATCTGGCTGTAATCCTTATGCCATTGTTCTCGACACCTGGCTTGGGCCTGAGAGCGATAATGGCAAGTATCGCTATAACAAAAGCCAGTCCTCTATGTAACTCCCATATATGTTGGTTAAGCACGAAGTCTGATACTCTAGGACCAAAGAAACGAACTATACCAAGCAGAAGCTGTACATACAGACAAATCCTTAAGACCCAAAGAAGTTTCAACTTCTACCTCCAGAAAGGATTGTTATCTTAGGGCAATCAACCTATCGATAACCATGGCAGCATAGAGCATCGCCAGATAGATGTTCGAATACTTGAATACTCTCCAAGCCAAAGCTATCTCAGGATGCAGCTTGAGCTGAATAGCCCTGATGACAAGTAGCAGTCCCAAGGATATAGCCACAACAAGGTAAATATAACCGAGGGAATGGGTTAGGAAAGGTAAGATCGTGCTAAGAAGCAGCAGCACAGCATACTTCAGTATGCCGTTCATGGTAGCTTCCTGTCCTTTTACCACGGGCAACATCGGAATACCAGCTGCTTTATAGTCCTCCTGTCGAACCAGAGCCAATGACCAGAAATGAGCCGGGGTCCAGAAGAAGATAATCGCAAAGAACAATATGGCCGGCAGACCAACGTCACCTGTGACTGCCGCCCAACCAACTAACGGCGGAACTGCACCAGCGGCTCCACCTATAACTATATTCTGCGTAGTGGTTCTCTTGAGCCAAGCTGTGTAGACAAATACGTAGAATAAGTTTCCTAGTATAGCCAGTACCGCCGCCACAGGATTCACAAATACCCACATCTCAACCAGGGCTAGGATGCTAAGAAAAATACCAAACCAAAGAGCTCGTTCAGGACTAACCCTGCCGGTAACCACAGGGCGGTTCCTGGTGCGCCTCATCTTGGCATCTATATCCCGGTCCAGGAAGTTGTTGATGGAGTGTGCTCCACCTGTGGCCAAAATACCCCCAAGAACGGTCCAGAACATCAATCCCAGCAGAGAGCCTTGAGGTGGATGCTGAACAGCAGCTATCAGCATCGCAGCTATTGTGGGCACAAGCAGCAGAGGGATTATCCTAGGCTTCATCAACGCAAAGTAAGCTCTCACAGGTTCTGGCACCC includes these proteins:
- a CDS encoding GAF domain-containing sensor histidine kinase, translated to MAVREQRHLAIADSDFAWLRLAIVLVTGMALLVGMIRVGSPMVWLIIGIAAVYAVANSFLDLHRRFRSIFTYRTYAFLDLLLITLLVYFTGGQNSPLFLLYGIPLSIAVLRYGADAGAAYCLVTTALYSSAVLFHGLNGPFHWLAQIGLLWALYLVMAYVYYSDDTRQDKARRRDELGALHRAAAAPIHTGDIPTVIGNILSGALSATNCCWAAVYLYEEKDDRFTDCYSLSCSDLDSDVKHETPWVAPSDILYTVIYTNSPRNTQDLLSDKRFQNSVLNNGIIRSAVIMPMFAPGAKRVGVFVLGREEPHRVSQHELRFASTLAVQAAVSIHTAFLFEEAKTIEAAKEADKLRSQLLGTVSHELRTPIAAIQGFASSLKCADEVEIPKEMQQDWINEIEQNAERLRRLVTDLLDLSRLESGALRMQMEWQDMNDVLDELAPDLQMIAEGRNLVVQVSDTLPLIKCDAERIGQVLRNLVENARKFSPPGSNIVVGAERYENGIRVGVLDEGEGIPPEYHDKIFERFFQIEGASFRPQKGTGLGLAICRNIVEAHGGRIWVESSPGKGSIFYFTLPVTGS
- the gcvT gene encoding glycine cleavage system aminomethyltransferase GcvT, translated to MSKNTRQTPLYHEHLKLGAKMTDFAGWEMPLQYEGVITEHQAVRTNAGIFDLSHMGEFEITGENAVHFLNYCLTNNAAKLKIGQAQYTLIPYTDGSVADDAILYRLDEDKYLLVVNAANTQKDLEWLSHQKLGFEKVNLEDISDRTALIAIQGPKSEGILQKLTSVDLRNLKYYHITKGEVTGIDALIARTGYTGEDGFEIFLPWDKATVVWRSLLDAGKDSGLKPAGLGSRDTLRIEAGMPLYGHELSEQVNPYEAGLDWAVKLDKGDFVGREALEREKQLGPARKLVGFTLLEMGVPRAEQPIQKQGRQIGFVTSGTFSPTLKKPIGMGYVPSLFARTGTLIDIVIRNKPVKAEIVQLPFYSRKRGGES
- the gcvH gene encoding glycine cleavage system protein GcvH: MIPEDLKYTREHEWLRMEDDLAVVGITDYAQRELGDVVFVDLPAVGSTVQQGEIFGSIDSVKTASDLYSPISGEVVEINSALADDPALVNTDPYGKGWMIKVRPRDESELDNLLTPQEYREYVREE
- a CDS encoding sensor histidine kinase, whose translation is MKDSSRAVRIYVFILAALVCCLFLISLTHTNSISYERFILILTFIVFMIAACLFPLEFAAGTRATLDTSVIFASALMFQPYVAMIIAGAGSVIAQLMTRRPFIQTIFNASQRMLQAGCGALLLMVLGWDYLRPDLGTLYSWTPLVLAAIAIFLINTLAVSMVVALQTGKSLVRIWTERARFGILEYISQLAIGALIVVVAYSNKWALPLLLLPAIAVYRALAHHVEARQITQRALDQQRTMTDVMVTSLAEGICALDKEGYITFMNPAACQMLRCTLDKVRNKSFVELVSVEGHDNSLLVNVPLEGKIYRNDDCTFRTLDGGTIQVACTSSPITLDGRIIGVIVAFRDMTEFRRLEQAREEYLSLISHDLRTPLSVVIGHSQILKTLLREKGLEREERNVDAIIGGGRQLTRMVENLLDRASLEAGAVKLKLQRVDLESWLPDAIERVTVPANRSRVHLVIERGCTLDVDVDRIERVLGNLVTNALKYSAPETDVIVRAKVSSNNLIISVKDQGPGIKPEDVPKLFQKYYRTNRGRNEGLGLGLYISRLIVEAHGGHIWVESEPSKGSTFSFSLPIHNLDRETIQADNNK